One Streptococcus sp. S1 DNA window includes the following coding sequences:
- a CDS encoding ABC transporter ATP-binding protein, whose protein sequence is MKTSEAHVMKRLLTYMWRYKWLTALALVFTFLTSLLLTEIPLAARWYIDHLVDPTEASSPVLTAFQFLILYYGLFIGRVLATYLSQLTFARVSNSIVRDIRLDIFQNLQRLGMSFYDQTAAGSIVSRVTNDTQAVADMFSTVFSSLISSFLLFLVTLVTMFSLDWHLTIWILPFLPIIWFSIRLYRKLSNRLVKMTRQKLSDINVKLSESIEGMRIVQAFRQEKRLTDEFEQINGEHLDYANRSVDVNSLFLRPAMTLLQVLAYAVILTFFGLNWQSSGFTAGLIYAFIQYVNQLFQPLIDVTQNFATLQTSTISAGRVFEMMDRDDYEPKQAGSLKEIERGDIRFDHVSFSYDGKRDVLKDISFEVKNGQTIAFVGHTGSGKSSIINLFMRFYEFDRGQILIDGQDIKDYSQEALRKSIGLVLQEPFLYHGTIASNIRMYHEELTDEEIRQAAAFVDVADFIESLPGGYDHPVTERGSTLSTGQRQLLAFARTIAAQPKILILDEATANIDQETEEMIQNSLKKMRQGRTTIAIAHRLSTIQDADCIYVLDKGKIIESGNHDQLIALGGTYKKMYDLQAGMMK, encoded by the coding sequence ATGAAAACATCTGAAGCTCATGTGATGAAGCGGCTCTTGACTTACATGTGGCGTTATAAGTGGTTAACAGCCCTAGCCTTAGTCTTTACCTTCCTGACTAGTCTGTTATTGACGGAGATTCCTCTTGCAGCTCGCTGGTATATTGACCACCTAGTGGATCCGACAGAAGCTAGCTCTCCAGTACTGACAGCTTTTCAGTTTCTCATTCTCTACTATGGCTTATTCATTGGGCGCGTGCTAGCAACCTACCTGAGTCAATTAACCTTTGCGCGTGTATCCAATTCTATCGTAAGAGATATCCGTCTAGATATTTTCCAAAATCTTCAAAGGCTGGGCATGTCCTTTTATGACCAGACAGCAGCAGGTTCGATTGTTTCGCGGGTGACTAATGATACACAGGCAGTCGCAGATATGTTTTCTACGGTCTTTTCAAGCCTGATTTCATCCTTTTTACTCTTTCTAGTCACCCTGGTAACTATGTTTAGCTTGGACTGGCATTTGACCATTTGGATCCTGCCTTTTCTTCCCATCATTTGGTTTTCTATTCGTCTCTATCGCAAGTTATCCAATCGCTTGGTCAAGATGACCCGACAAAAATTATCAGATATCAATGTGAAATTATCGGAATCCATTGAAGGAATGCGGATCGTGCAGGCCTTTCGTCAAGAAAAGCGCTTGACGGATGAATTCGAACAGATTAATGGGGAACATTTGGATTATGCCAACCGATCTGTGGATGTCAATTCCCTCTTTTTGAGGCCAGCTATGACCCTGTTACAGGTCCTGGCTTATGCGGTCATTCTAACCTTTTTTGGCCTAAATTGGCAGTCCTCAGGCTTTACAGCAGGTCTTATCTATGCCTTTATCCAATATGTTAACCAGCTTTTCCAGCCCTTGATTGATGTCACCCAAAATTTTGCAACCTTGCAGACCTCAACCATTTCTGCAGGTCGTGTGTTTGAAATGATGGATCGAGACGACTATGAGCCCAAGCAAGCTGGTAGCCTGAAAGAGATCGAGCGGGGAGATATTCGTTTTGACCATGTATCTTTTTCTTATGATGGCAAACGGGATGTCCTAAAAGATATCTCCTTTGAGGTCAAAAATGGGCAAACCATCGCTTTTGTTGGTCATACTGGGTCTGGTAAATCCTCTATTATCAATCTCTTCATGCGCTTTTATGAATTTGATCGTGGCCAGATCTTGATTGATGGACAGGATATCAAGGACTACAGCCAGGAAGCCTTGCGCAAGTCCATTGGTCTAGTGTTGCAGGAACCCTTCCTCTATCATGGAACCATTGCTTCTAATATCCGGATGTACCATGAAGAACTGACTGATGAGGAAATCCGACAAGCAGCTGCATTTGTGGATGTAGCAGACTTTATTGAGAGTTTACCTGGTGGCTATGATCATCCGGTAACAGAGCGGGGTTCTACCTTGTCGACCGGTCAGCGTCAGCTTCTGGCTTTTGCCCGAACGATTGCTGCCCAGCCTAAGATCCTCATTTTGGATGAGGCCACTGCCAATATCGACCAAGAGACGGAAGAGATGATCCAAAATTCTCTGAAGAAGATGCGCCAAGGGCGGACAACCATTGCCATTGCCCATCGCCTTTCTACCATCCAAGATGCCGATTGCATCTATGTTCTCGATAAAGGAAAAATCATCGAATCAGGCAACCACGACCAACTCATTGCTCTAGGAGGAACGTATAAGAAAATGTATGACCTCCAGGCCGGTATGATGAAATAA
- the trhA gene encoding PAQR family membrane homeostasis protein TrhA, with amino-acid sequence MNYTMKLSKKLSFGEEIANSVTHAVGALLMLILLPISAVYSFEQHGLLSACGTSIFVISLFLMFLSSTVYHAMSYDSPQKYVLRIIDHSMIYIAIAGSYTPVVLTLMNNWMGYSIILIQWGTTIFGILYKIFAKRVNEKFSLALYLIMGWLVIFIIPQIVSQTNPIFWGLMLMGGLCYTVGAGFYAKKKPYFHMIWHLFILAASALQYLAIVYFM; translated from the coding sequence ATGAATTACACCATGAAACTAAGTAAAAAATTATCCTTTGGAGAAGAGATCGCAAATAGCGTAACCCATGCTGTTGGCGCCCTCCTCATGTTGATCTTACTTCCGATCTCAGCAGTCTATAGTTTTGAGCAACACGGTCTTCTCAGTGCTTGCGGGACTTCTATCTTTGTTATCAGTCTCTTTTTGATGTTTCTGTCTTCGACCGTCTACCATGCTATGTCTTACGATTCACCTCAAAAGTATGTGCTTCGTATTATCGACCATTCCATGATCTACATTGCGATCGCAGGCAGTTACACACCAGTTGTCCTCACCTTGATGAATAACTGGATGGGCTACAGCATTATCTTGATCCAATGGGGGACCACCATCTTTGGTATTCTCTACAAAATCTTTGCCAAAAGAGTCAATGAAAAGTTCAGTCTCGCTCTTTACTTGATCATGGGCTGGTTGGTCATCTTTATCATTCCCCAAATCGTTAGTCAAACCAATCCGATCTTCTGGGGTCTCATGCTCATGGGTGGTCTGTGCTACACGGTTGGAGCCGGCTTTTATGCCAAGAAAAAACCTTACTTCCATATGATATGGCACCTTTTCATCCTTGCAGCTTCTGCTCTTCAGTATTTAGCCATCGTTTACTTTATGTAA
- a CDS encoding aminotransferase-like domain-containing protein: protein MGTVRMKTSKYQEIIHVLKKGIQDGELETGQKIPSVRQLASQFSCSKDTVQRALLDLTYQHFLYAKPQSGYYVLEQEPNRHEDLPLKLEKDRNQAFEDFRTCINETLIGRENYLFNNFSDQAGLLEVRQSIQGLLKEEGIYTTADQIVLTAGTQQALNILSQIDFPNKKSQILIEQPTYHRMNQLLDSQQLAYRTIQRNLTGIDLEELEEIFKSGHIKFFYTIPRFHYPLGHSYSTKQKEAILQLADQYDVYLVEDDYLGDLDGSNAPSFHYLDQKGRVIYIKSFSTNLFSALRITSMILPQDLLKPVLTYKTILDYDSNLIMQKALSLYIDNGMYLTNKKRLLARKKEEEASLKTLMAQSPLLPHLTLTHDGILLELGQVQSLAALKHSGLPLDFFEAAYITSCPYQLAKIQSADVANVLPKLTTFFE from the coding sequence ATGGGGACAGTCAGAATGAAGACAAGCAAATACCAAGAAATTATTCATGTTTTAAAAAAAGGTATTCAAGATGGTGAACTAGAAACTGGACAGAAAATTCCTTCTGTTCGTCAATTAGCCAGTCAATTTTCTTGTAGTAAGGACACGGTGCAACGAGCCTTGCTGGACTTGACTTACCAGCACTTCCTCTATGCTAAGCCTCAAAGTGGCTACTATGTTTTGGAGCAAGAACCGAATCGACATGAGGATCTTCCACTAAAATTAGAGAAAGATCGCAACCAGGCTTTTGAGGACTTCCGGACCTGTATCAATGAAACCTTGATTGGACGGGAGAATTATCTCTTCAACAACTTTTCGGACCAAGCAGGCTTACTCGAAGTACGCCAATCCATTCAAGGCTTATTAAAGGAGGAAGGGATTTATACGACTGCGGATCAGATTGTTTTGACTGCTGGTACCCAGCAGGCGCTTAATATCCTCAGCCAGATTGATTTTCCCAATAAAAAATCGCAGATTTTGATCGAGCAACCGACTTATCACCGGATGAACCAACTCCTTGATTCGCAGCAACTTGCCTACCGTACCATTCAACGTAATTTAACGGGGATTGATCTCGAAGAACTTGAAGAGATTTTCAAAAGTGGCCATATCAAATTCTTCTACACGATTCCTCGTTTTCACTATCCGCTAGGTCATAGCTATTCGACCAAGCAGAAAGAAGCGATCTTGCAACTAGCTGACCAATATGATGTCTACCTTGTTGAGGACGACTATTTGGGAGATCTTGATGGTAGTAATGCTCCATCTTTTCATTATTTGGATCAAAAGGGCCGAGTCATCTACATCAAATCTTTTTCGACCAATCTCTTTTCTGCTCTTCGCATCACTTCCATGATCCTTCCTCAAGACCTTCTAAAGCCGGTCTTAACCTATAAGACGATTCTGGACTATGATAGCAATCTGATCATGCAAAAGGCCTTAAGTCTCTACATTGATAATGGTATGTATCTGACAAATAAAAAGCGACTCCTAGCCAGAAAAAAAGAGGAAGAAGCCAGTCTAAAGACCTTGATGGCCCAGTCTCCTCTTCTTCCCCATCTGACCCTGACCCACGATGGGATCCTTTTAGAACTCGGCCAAGTTCAATCACTTGCTGCCTTAAAACACAGTGGACTCCCGCTTGATTTCTTTGAAGCAGCCTACATCACTTCTTGTCCTTATCAACTCGCCAAGATCCAATCAGCAGATGTGGCCAACGTTTTACCAAAACTTACAACTTTTTTTGAATGA
- a CDS encoding BMP family lipoprotein: protein MNKKQWLGLGLVTVAAIGLAACGNRASKKDSANSESKTDLKAAIVTDTGGVDDKSFNQSAWEGLQAWGKENGLSKGNGFDYFQSTDESQYATNLDEAVSNDYKLIFGVGFALRDAVEKAASDNEGTNFVIIDDRIEGKKNVASAVFADNEAGYLAGIAAAKTTKTKQVGFVGGMESEVITRFRAGFEAGVKSVDPSIKVQVDYAGSFGDAAKGKTIAAAQYAAGADVIYQVAGGTGAGVFSEAKDLNEKKNEDEKVWVLGVDRDQKAEGEYTSKDGKKSNFVLASSLKKVGESVKDLAKKAADGKFPGGKVITYSLKDGGVDLTTDNLSADAKKAVEDAKAKILDGSLKVPEK from the coding sequence ATGAACAAGAAACAATGGCTAGGCCTTGGTCTAGTAACTGTCGCTGCTATCGGACTTGCAGCATGTGGAAATCGTGCGTCTAAAAAAGATAGCGCAAACTCAGAATCAAAAACTGATTTGAAAGCTGCTATCGTTACCGATACTGGTGGTGTGGATGACAAATCATTCAACCAATCTGCTTGGGAAGGTTTGCAAGCTTGGGGGAAAGAAAACGGTCTTTCTAAAGGAAACGGATTTGACTACTTCCAATCAACAGATGAATCTCAATATGCGACAAACCTTGATGAAGCTGTTTCTAACGACTACAAATTGATCTTTGGTGTTGGTTTTGCCTTGCGTGATGCAGTAGAAAAAGCGGCTTCTGACAACGAAGGAACAAACTTTGTTATCATTGACGACCGTATTGAAGGTAAAAAGAACGTAGCATCTGCTGTCTTTGCCGACAACGAAGCTGGTTACCTTGCTGGTATCGCTGCTGCGAAAACTACAAAAACTAAACAAGTTGGTTTTGTAGGTGGTATGGAAAGTGAAGTTATCACTCGTTTCCGCGCTGGATTTGAAGCTGGTGTTAAATCTGTTGACCCATCTATCAAAGTTCAAGTAGACTACGCTGGTTCATTCGGTGACGCTGCTAAAGGTAAAACAATTGCTGCTGCACAATACGCTGCAGGTGCAGACGTTATCTACCAAGTAGCTGGTGGTACTGGAGCAGGTGTCTTCTCTGAAGCAAAAGACTTGAACGAGAAGAAAAATGAAGACGAAAAAGTTTGGGTTCTTGGTGTGGACCGTGACCAAAAAGCTGAGGGTGAATACACTTCTAAAGATGGTAAAAAATCTAACTTTGTCTTGGCTTCAAGCTTGAAGAAAGTCGGAGAATCTGTAAAAGACTTGGCTAAGAAAGCTGCTGACGGTAAATTCCCTGGCGGTAAAGTGATTACTTATAGCTTGAAAGATGGTGGAGTTGATTTGACAACTGACAACCTTTCTGCAGATGCTAAAAAAGCTGTCGAAGATGCCAAAGCTAAAATCCTTGATGGATCTCTTAAAGTTCCTGAAAAATAA
- a CDS encoding ABC transporter permease, which produces MSIVTILSILVSSMIVYAAPLIFTSIGGAYSEHAGVVNVGLEGIMVMGAFSGIVFNLTFEPSLGNLTPWLSLIVAAGIGVLFSLIHAVATIHFRADHIVSGTVLNLMAPPLAVFLVKAMYNKGQTDNIKVAFGKTSIPVLSKIPVIGDIFFNNASIIGWVAILFSFFAWFIMFKTKFGLRLRSVGEHPQAADTLGINVYKMRYLGVMISGALAGIGGAIYAQSISVNFAVTTIVGPGFIALAAMIFGKWNPIGAMLASLFFGASQSLAVIGNQLPLLKGIPSIYLQIAPYVLTMVVLAAFFGQAVAPKADGVNYIKSK; this is translated from the coding sequence ATGAGTATTGTAACGATTTTAAGTATTCTTGTTTCCTCTATGATTGTGTATGCGGCGCCACTGATCTTCACAAGTATCGGAGGAGCTTACTCAGAACACGCTGGGGTTGTTAACGTTGGTCTGGAAGGAATTATGGTTATGGGAGCCTTCTCAGGAATTGTCTTTAACCTGACTTTTGAGCCAAGCTTAGGGAATTTGACACCATGGTTGTCTTTGATTGTTGCTGCAGGAATTGGAGTATTATTCTCCTTGATCCACGCGGTGGCAACCATTCATTTCCGTGCTGACCATATCGTCTCAGGTACAGTATTGAACTTGATGGCACCTCCGTTAGCCGTCTTTCTAGTTAAAGCGATGTATAACAAGGGGCAAACGGATAATATCAAAGTTGCCTTTGGGAAGACTTCCATTCCGGTCTTATCTAAAATTCCGGTAATTGGGGATATTTTCTTCAACAATGCCAGCATCATCGGCTGGGTTGCGATTCTCTTCTCATTCTTTGCTTGGTTCATCATGTTCAAGACAAAATTTGGATTGCGTCTTCGTTCAGTTGGGGAACACCCACAAGCAGCAGATACATTGGGAATCAATGTTTATAAAATGCGCTACTTAGGAGTGATGATCTCAGGTGCCCTAGCAGGAATCGGAGGAGCCATTTACGCTCAGTCTATTTCCGTTAACTTCGCGGTGACTACTATTGTTGGTCCTGGTTTCATCGCCCTCGCAGCTATGATTTTCGGGAAATGGAACCCAATCGGGGCAATGCTTGCTAGTCTCTTCTTTGGAGCTTCACAAAGTTTGGCTGTTATCGGGAATCAATTGCCTTTGCTTAAAGGTATCCCATCCATCTACTTGCAAATTGCGCCTTACGTCTTGACCATGGTTGTCTTGGCAGCCTTCTTCGGACAAGCAGTTGCGCCTAAAGCAGATGGTGTTAACTACATTAAATCGAAATAA
- a CDS encoding cytidine deaminase, translating into MATTELIDLAVEVSQQAYVPYSHFPIGAVLLTKDGEIYTGVNIENASFGLTNCGERTAIFKAVSEGAREFKELIIYGQTEKPISPCGACRQVMAEFFEPDLPVTLVSKDKSTVVMTVKELLPYSFTDLT; encoded by the coding sequence ATGGCGACTACTGAGTTGATTGACTTAGCAGTTGAAGTGAGTCAACAAGCCTATGTGCCTTACTCTCACTTCCCAATTGGAGCTGTACTGCTAACGAAGGATGGGGAAATCTATACAGGTGTCAATATCGAAAATGCCAGTTTTGGATTAACCAACTGTGGAGAACGGACAGCCATTTTTAAAGCTGTTTCTGAAGGAGCTCGCGAGTTCAAAGAGCTGATTATCTATGGGCAAACAGAAAAGCCCATCTCTCCGTGTGGTGCTTGTCGTCAGGTCATGGCTGAATTTTTTGAACCAGACCTGCCTGTAACTTTGGTATCTAAAGATAAATCGACGGTCGTGATGACGGTCAAGGAATTACTTCCATATTCCTTTACAGACTTGACTTAG
- a CDS encoding MmcQ/YjbR family DNA-binding protein yields MFLEHYFDRYTFQPEKGLAYGFEKRGAGYEYQCPVLSDTFLLKVRVCDQKISFQVYDQDTGDEYIQIHLEQLQGNFVGQVREACQESLARIRQACFEVEEFLYPQAKRLMAYISLHYQGTIEYLWERSPESGAIRHRDTLKWYGVFMTIDWKKLDASKSGKIEVLNVKSDQVAHFIQQKGIYPAFHMNKKYWVSIPLDGTIADEDLFALVDSSWQLTKKGK; encoded by the coding sequence ATGTTTTTAGAGCATTATTTTGACCGGTACACCTTTCAGCCAGAAAAGGGATTGGCTTACGGATTTGAGAAGAGAGGGGCAGGCTATGAGTACCAGTGTCCCGTCTTATCTGACACTTTTCTCTTAAAGGTCCGTGTCTGCGACCAGAAGATTTCTTTTCAGGTCTATGATCAGGATACAGGGGACGAGTATATCCAGATCCATCTGGAACAGCTACAAGGAAATTTCGTCGGCCAAGTCAGGGAAGCCTGTCAGGAAAGTCTTGCAAGGATTCGGCAAGCTTGTTTTGAGGTAGAAGAATTTCTCTATCCTCAAGCCAAGCGTCTCATGGCCTATATCTCCCTGCACTATCAGGGAACGATTGAGTATTTGTGGGAAAGATCTCCGGAATCCGGCGCTATTCGCCACCGAGACACCCTCAAGTGGTATGGTGTCTTTATGACCATTGATTGGAAAAAACTGGATGCTAGCAAGTCTGGGAAAATAGAAGTTTTGAATGTTAAGTCTGATCAAGTAGCCCATTTCATCCAGCAGAAAGGGATTTATCCAGCTTTTCATATGAATAAAAAATATTGGGTGAGTATCCCCTTAGATGGAACAATTGCTGATGAGGACTTGTTTGCTCTGGTGGATAGTAGCTGGCAACTCACCAAAAAGGGGAAATAA
- a CDS encoding copper homeostasis protein CutC, producing MLVFEFCAENLTYIDKAIAAGAGRIELCDNLAVGGTTPSIGVINEAIKLTRAKSVDLCVIIRPRGGDFVYTDLEVEAMLTDIRAAKEIGVTCFVLGALTSDRKLDQRIMQLLLAACGEAEVVFHMAFDELAHTDQLEAIEWLSDQGVARILSRAGSPGDPLEQRFAHYHRLLDAAKGKIQILPGGGVTLDNRQLFLEQLGVCQLHGTRIVF from the coding sequence ATGCTTGTCTTTGAATTTTGTGCAGAGAATTTAACTTATATTGATAAGGCGATTGCTGCTGGGGCAGGTCGCATTGAACTGTGCGATAACCTGGCAGTAGGAGGGACCACACCTAGTATAGGTGTGATCAATGAAGCAATCAAACTGACAAGAGCGAAGTCCGTGGATCTATGTGTCATTATCCGACCCCGAGGTGGCGATTTTGTCTATACTGATCTGGAAGTCGAAGCTATGCTGACGGATATTCGTGCTGCGAAAGAAATAGGGGTTACTTGTTTTGTGCTGGGAGCGCTGACGAGCGATCGAAAGTTGGACCAGAGGATCATGCAGCTTTTACTAGCAGCCTGTGGAGAGGCAGAGGTTGTCTTTCATATGGCCTTTGATGAGTTAGCTCATACAGATCAGCTAGAAGCGATTGAGTGGCTTTCTGATCAGGGTGTAGCCCGCATTTTATCACGAGCTGGAAGTCCAGGTGACCCACTAGAGCAACGTTTTGCACACTATCATCGTTTATTAGATGCGGCTAAGGGAAAAATTCAGATCCTGCCAGGTGGAGGTGTGACCCTTGACAATCGTCAGCTCTTTTTGGAGCAATTGGGCGTTTGTCAACTGCATGGCACGCGCATCGTGTTTTAA
- a CDS encoding ABC transporter ATP-binding protein produces the protein MNLLRKLSWFFNLEKKRYLIGIGSLILVGFLNLIPPRIMGLVIDLIDKKRLTLGQLVMDIALLVLAALSMYGLRFVWRRYIFGTANKLARILRYRLFKQFTLMSPSFYQRYRTGDLMAHATNDINAVTMFAGGGVMSAVDASVTALVTLVSMFFMIDWRLTLLAILPLPVMVVVTSAIGRKNHKAFKEAQEGFSELNNFVQESVSGVKVTKSFGFQADEIRAFEKTNQMVFSKNMTSAGYNALFDPTTLLFVGLSYVLTLYFGGLFVQEGSLTVGQIVTFITYLNMLVWPLQAMGFLFNISQRASVSYDRIETLLAETPDIQDPSQPVTDIQNGDLEYDIKEFAYEKEPVLEKVAFYLEKGQTLGIVGPTGSGKTTLLRLLLREHDLEQGDILLNGISIKHYRLEDLRSLIGYVPQDQILFAMTIRENVAFSDPQIKEEEVMKALRTCGVYEDILAMPDQMETVLGERGVSLSGGQKQRIAMSRALVMNPEILILDDSLSAVDAKTEHQIIENMKLERKGKTTIITAHRLSAIVHADLILVIENGQIKERGNHEELMAQKGWYYETYQAQQLSEEMEGKLNENI, from the coding sequence ATGAATCTGTTGAGGAAATTATCTTGGTTTTTTAATTTAGAGAAGAAGCGATACTTGATCGGGATAGGGTCCTTGATCTTGGTTGGTTTTTTAAACCTCATTCCTCCAAGAATCATGGGGCTTGTGATCGATTTGATCGATAAAAAAAGGCTGACTCTGGGGCAGTTAGTTATGGATATTGCCCTTTTGGTCCTAGCAGCTCTTTCCATGTATGGCCTTCGTTTTGTCTGGAGACGCTATATTTTTGGGACGGCTAATAAGTTGGCTCGGATCTTGCGTTACCGTTTGTTTAAGCAATTTACGCTCATGTCTCCATCTTTCTATCAGCGTTATCGCACAGGGGATCTCATGGCCCATGCTACTAATGATATCAATGCGGTAACCATGTTTGCCGGTGGCGGGGTTATGTCTGCAGTGGATGCTTCCGTGACAGCCTTGGTGACCCTGGTCAGCATGTTTTTCATGATTGATTGGCGCTTAACCCTCTTAGCTATTTTGCCCTTACCGGTTATGGTGGTAGTGACTTCAGCTATTGGACGCAAAAACCACAAAGCCTTCAAAGAGGCCCAAGAAGGCTTCTCAGAGCTGAACAACTTTGTTCAGGAATCCGTATCAGGAGTCAAGGTGACCAAATCTTTTGGTTTTCAGGCAGATGAGATTCGGGCTTTTGAAAAAACCAATCAAATGGTCTTTTCAAAGAATATGACTTCAGCCGGTTACAATGCTTTGTTTGATCCGACTACTCTTCTTTTTGTCGGTCTCTCCTATGTTTTGACGCTCTACTTCGGAGGGCTATTTGTTCAGGAAGGGAGCCTGACGGTTGGACAAATCGTAACCTTTATTACCTATCTCAATATGCTCGTCTGGCCCCTTCAAGCCATGGGCTTCTTGTTTAATATTAGTCAGCGTGCTAGCGTCTCCTATGATCGGATTGAGACACTTTTAGCAGAAACACCTGATATTCAAGATCCGAGTCAACCAGTCACAGACATTCAAAACGGCGATCTGGAATATGACATTAAAGAATTCGCCTATGAGAAAGAGCCTGTCCTTGAAAAGGTTGCCTTTTATTTAGAAAAAGGGCAAACCCTTGGAATTGTGGGTCCAACTGGATCTGGAAAGACCACCTTGTTGCGTCTCTTGCTTAGAGAGCACGACTTGGAGCAGGGAGATATTTTGCTCAATGGAATCTCCATCAAACATTATCGCTTAGAAGATCTTCGAAGCTTGATCGGCTACGTCCCTCAAGATCAGATCCTCTTTGCCATGACCATTCGCGAGAATGTAGCTTTTTCAGATCCACAGATCAAGGAAGAAGAGGTAATGAAGGCTCTGAGAACTTGTGGAGTCTATGAGGATATTCTGGCCATGCCAGACCAGATGGAGACAGTGTTGGGAGAGAGAGGGGTCTCTCTTTCTGGCGGGCAAAAGCAACGGATTGCCATGAGTCGTGCTTTGGTCATGAATCCTGAGATCTTGATTTTGGATGATTCCCTGTCTGCAGTAGATGCTAAAACGGAGCATCAAATTATTGAAAATATGAAGCTGGAACGCAAGGGGAAAACAACGATCATCACAGCCCACCGCCTATCAGCTATCGTTCATGCGGATTTGATTCTGGTAATAGAGAATGGACAGATCAAGGAGCGAGGAAATCACGAGGAATTAATGGCTCAAAAAGGTTGGTATTATGAAACCTACCAAGCCCAACAATTATCAGAAGAAATGGAGGGAAAGCTGAATGAAAACATCTGA
- a CDS encoding ABC transporter ATP-binding protein, which yields MTHEYVIEMREITKKFGDFVANDKINLQLRKGEIHALLGENGAGKSTLMNMLAGLLEPTSGDIVVNGNTVNLDSPSKAASLGIGMVHQHFMLVEAFTVVENIILGSETTKHGVLDLKKASQDILDLSKKYGLAVDPNAKVEDISVGAQQRVEILKTLYRGADILIFDEPTAVLTPAEIEELMTIMKNLANEGKSIILITHKLDEIRAVSDRVTVIRRGKSIETVEIGGATNQDLAEMMVGRSVSFKTEKGPSEPKEVVLSIENLVVNENRGVPAVKNLSLELRAGEVVGIAGIDGNGQSELIQAITGLRKVKSGSIKIKGKDVVGLRPRQITEMKVGHVPEDRHRDGLVLDMMISENMALQTYYKEPLSKNGILNYPNITSYAKKLMDEFDVRAASEVVPAKALSGGNQQKAIIAREIDRDPDLLIVSQPTRGLDVGAIEYIHKRLIQERDNGKAVLVVSFELDEILNVSDRIAVIHDGKIQGIVTPETTNKQELGILMAGGKVEEGASNE from the coding sequence ATGACACATGAATATGTCATCGAAATGCGTGAGATTACCAAAAAATTTGGTGACTTTGTAGCAAATGACAAGATTAATCTTCAGTTGCGCAAAGGTGAAATCCATGCACTTCTTGGAGAAAATGGTGCAGGGAAATCTACCCTGATGAATATGCTGGCTGGTTTGTTGGAACCAACAAGCGGAGACATTGTGGTAAATGGAAATACTGTTAACCTAGACTCACCTTCAAAAGCAGCTTCTTTAGGAATTGGAATGGTGCACCAACACTTTATGTTAGTTGAAGCCTTCACTGTTGTTGAAAATATCATCCTTGGTTCTGAAACCACTAAACATGGTGTTTTGGACCTTAAAAAAGCCAGCCAAGATATCCTTGACTTGTCTAAAAAATATGGCCTGGCAGTAGATCCAAATGCTAAAGTTGAGGATATTTCCGTTGGTGCGCAGCAACGTGTGGAAATCTTAAAGACGCTTTATCGTGGAGCCGACATCCTGATCTTCGATGAACCAACTGCAGTGTTGACACCAGCAGAAATCGAAGAATTGATGACAATCATGAAGAACTTGGCGAATGAAGGAAAATCCATTATCTTGATTACGCACAAGTTGGATGAAATCCGTGCTGTTTCAGACCGCGTAACGGTTATCCGTCGCGGGAAATCTATTGAAACAGTCGAGATTGGTGGAGCTACCAACCAAGACTTGGCCGAAATGATGGTCGGTCGTTCTGTTTCCTTTAAAACGGAGAAAGGTCCTTCTGAACCGAAAGAAGTGGTCTTGTCGATTGAGAACTTGGTTGTAAACGAAAACCGGGGAGTCCCAGCTGTTAAGAATCTTTCGCTAGAACTTCGTGCTGGTGAAGTCGTTGGGATCGCAGGGATTGATGGAAATGGTCAATCTGAGTTGATCCAAGCCATTACAGGTCTACGGAAGGTAAAATCGGGTTCAATTAAGATTAAAGGCAAGGATGTTGTAGGACTACGTCCACGTCAAATCACAGAAATGAAGGTAGGGCACGTCCCTGAAGACCGTCACCGGGATGGTTTGGTCCTTGATATGATGATCTCTGAAAACATGGCTCTTCAAACTTACTACAAAGAACCTCTTAGCAAGAATGGTATTTTGAATTATCCAAATATTACCTCTTATGCCAAGAAGTTGATGGATGAGTTTGACGTTCGTGCAGCTAGTGAAGTGGTACCAGCTAAGGCTCTCTCTGGAGGAAACCAGCAAAAAGCCATTATCGCGCGGGAAATCGATCGCGATCCAGATCTCTTGATCGTCAGCCAGCCAACTCGTGGTTTGGACGTTGGAGCGATTGAATATATCCACAAACGTTTGATTCAAGAACGGGATAATGGGAAAGCCGTTCTGGTTGTCAGCTTTGAATTAGATGAGATTTTGAATGTTTCTGACCGTATTGCGGTTATTCATGATGGGAAGATCCAAGGGATCGTAACCCCTGAAACGACGAATAAGCAAGAACTTGGAATCCTCATGGCAGGAGGAAAAGTAGAGGAGGGAGCATCTAATGAATAA